The following are from one region of the Methanomassiliicoccales archaeon LGM-DZ1 genome:
- a CDS encoding nitrite/sulfite reductase: protein MDSETYKAMLPKLSEASQAFYSGKMSVKEYKGISGGFGTYAQRGAKEGMVRLRLAGGRITKDKMAFIAGCIREYSPSLVHLTTCQSVQLHGLSGPAAVEIIGSAADHGILTYGGGGDYPRNVTATPLSGVIEAPFDVQPYAECASRYLLNYVEGKKLPRKLKVGFSNTLENITDATARDLGFVARADGMFDVYSGGGLGANPKLGLLVSEGADPEDLCDYLAAMVRMFMKYGNYQDRSKARVRYMRDTLGDDGYIEKFKECLAEAEKDETVPKVFPDHILWFKRGDGTVPKDPRARPQARNGLYYVVYHPIGGRIAPSKFVEISEAVSPIDEAEVRVGPNETLYVINLTGAEADRIAAVTSDGSRTLFESSMSCIGNTVCQIGLRDSYGLLTRLIEMERAEGFADGVLPMVRISGCISSCTAQQLGAIGLKGCAPVDGEPAFEVSVNGSHVRGKERLGDVLGAVKESQIPDFFRDLGRAVQASGKSFREWYGGDASKLKAVGAPYLH from the coding sequence ATGGATTCCGAGACATACAAGGCGATGCTTCCGAAGCTCTCGGAGGCGTCGCAGGCATTCTATTCGGGCAAGATGTCCGTCAAGGAGTACAAGGGCATCTCCGGCGGGTTCGGCACCTATGCGCAGCGCGGAGCGAAAGAGGGCATGGTCCGCCTCAGACTGGCCGGCGGGCGCATAACGAAGGACAAGATGGCGTTCATCGCCGGCTGCATCAGGGAGTACAGCCCGTCGCTCGTGCACTTAACGACCTGCCAGTCTGTCCAGCTTCACGGCCTGTCGGGGCCGGCGGCGGTGGAGATCATCGGCAGCGCGGCCGACCACGGGATACTCACCTACGGCGGCGGAGGCGATTATCCCAGGAATGTGACCGCGACCCCGCTCTCCGGCGTCATAGAGGCACCGTTCGATGTGCAGCCGTACGCGGAATGCGCTTCGAGATACCTTCTCAACTACGTCGAGGGGAAGAAGCTCCCCAGGAAGCTGAAGGTGGGATTCTCCAACACCCTCGAGAACATCACCGACGCCACCGCCAGGGACCTCGGATTCGTGGCCAGGGCCGACGGGATGTTCGACGTCTACAGCGGAGGCGGCCTGGGGGCGAACCCGAAGCTGGGTCTCCTCGTATCCGAGGGAGCGGACCCGGAGGACCTCTGCGACTACCTGGCCGCCATGGTCCGCATGTTCATGAAATACGGCAACTACCAGGACCGCTCCAAGGCCAGGGTGCGCTACATGCGCGATACGCTCGGCGATGACGGTTACATCGAGAAATTCAAAGAGTGCCTCGCCGAGGCGGAGAAGGACGAGACCGTTCCCAAGGTCTTCCCCGACCACATCCTCTGGTTCAAGAGGGGAGACGGCACCGTCCCCAAGGACCCGAGGGCCCGCCCGCAGGCGAGGAACGGGCTCTATTATGTGGTGTACCACCCGATAGGCGGAAGGATCGCGCCTTCGAAGTTCGTCGAGATCAGCGAAGCTGTCTCTCCCATCGACGAGGCGGAGGTCCGCGTCGGCCCGAACGAGACGCTGTACGTCATCAACCTCACCGGCGCCGAGGCCGACAGGATCGCCGCTGTCACCTCAGACGGGTCCCGCACCCTCTTCGAGTCGTCCATGTCCTGCATCGGGAACACGGTGTGCCAGATCGGCCTCCGCGATTCCTACGGGCTCCTGACCAGGCTCATAGAGATGGAGAGGGCCGAGGGCTTCGCCGACGGCGTTCTCCCGATGGTGAGAATCTCCGGATGCATTTCGTCATGCACAGCGCAGCAGCTCGGCGCGATAGGCCTGAAGGGCTGCGCGCCGGTGGACGGGGAGCCTGCGTTCGAGGTCTCCGTGAACGGCTCCCATGTCCGCGGGAAGGAGCGCCTCGGGGACGTTCTCGGTGCCGTGAAGGAGTCCCAGATCCCCGATTTCTTCAGGGACCTCGGCAGGGCGGTGCAGGCATCCGGGAAGTCCTTCCGCGAATGGTACGGCGGGGACGCCTCCAAGCTGAAGGCCGTCGGCGCGCCCTATCTGCACTGA
- a CDS encoding transposase produces the protein MTCQDSADSIVKGIAGPRGNRGANRGKSYSRMPADGGASGRFAEALTAAMDAAGVPQCFSKFSNCIYTDRQKLAVLVLMARHGISYGAVRRDLGMYRGFTDAIGLKRIPDGSTLCKFLKRIGTDVLERVVMAFAAAADGGATVAVDSTGLSDFDRSAHYEKRLDDFGAGRSRSFTKLSLAVDTGTRIVLSASASADGHRNDTTFMPGHISDLAGSGLKIDWLIADRAYDSSLNHRLARDVLGARAAIPVRRGRGNRGTVIHGPYRRMMDEALSDPDSAESRAYRRRAVIESTNFMIKKAAGPSVSARIPACRERQALLKAIAFNALRVIRLGRIDRLRGGFQ, from the coding sequence ATGACATGCCAAGATAGCGCTGACAGCATAGTTAAGGGTATTGCGGGGCCCCGCGGGAACCGCGGGGCGAACAGAGGCAAATCGTACTCGAGGATGCCGGCGGACGGCGGCGCCTCGGGGCGGTTCGCCGAGGCGCTGACGGCGGCCATGGACGCCGCCGGGGTGCCGCAGTGTTTCTCGAAGTTCAGCAACTGCATCTACACGGACCGCCAGAAGCTGGCGGTGCTGGTCCTCATGGCCCGGCACGGCATCAGCTACGGGGCCGTCCGCAGGGACCTGGGCATGTACAGGGGCTTCACCGACGCGATCGGCCTGAAGCGCATCCCGGACGGCTCGACCCTGTGCAAGTTCCTGAAGCGGATCGGGACGGACGTCCTGGAGAGGGTGGTGATGGCCTTCGCGGCCGCCGCGGACGGCGGCGCGACGGTGGCCGTCGACAGCACCGGCCTGTCCGACTTCGACAGGTCCGCCCATTACGAGAAGCGCCTGGACGACTTCGGTGCCGGGCGCAGCAGGTCGTTCACCAAGCTGTCGCTGGCGGTCGATACCGGCACCAGGATCGTCCTGAGCGCGTCGGCCTCCGCCGACGGGCACAGGAACGACACGACGTTCATGCCGGGGCACATCTCGGACCTCGCAGGGTCCGGGCTGAAGATTGACTGGCTCATCGCGGACAGGGCCTACGACTCGTCGCTCAACCACCGGCTCGCCAGGGACGTCCTGGGGGCCAGGGCGGCGATCCCGGTCCGCCGCGGCCGGGGGAACCGCGGGACCGTCATCCACGGGCCGTACAGGCGCATGATGGACGAGGCCCTGTCCGACCCGGACAGCGCCGAGAGCAGGGCGTACAGGCGCAGAGCTGTCATCGAATCGACGAACTTCATGATCAAGAAGGCGGCCGGCCCGTCGGTATCGGCCAGGATACCGGCCTGCAGGGAAAGGCAGGCCCTCCTCAAGGCGATCGCCTTCAACGCGCTGAGGGTCATCAGGCTGGGACGTATCGATAGGCTGCGGGGAGGGTTTCAATGA
- a CDS encoding DUF1638 domain-containing protein, producing MTKGVLGVIACPMLEDELLWALRNDKETKTVCLAENDHCASVREKMDYWHIPYTMVKESDVWNGTFPKEGYTVVIVMNDLALHAQPKDLQAKTEDQVRLMSEHVDSIACYYALCGNYGWDISEFSRKNGLKPTAVFRDSTGRVCDDCVGVAVNGGAKYLELEKTYKGMFYVIPAIAHNWKAFMGASDEAQKVLSIDKEILKELGITDEESYMRWLFEIGHYQNYLIMDTGLEPNEEQFHADLAAMEKSIRLKPITIADGWLSLKPSETIYRTAKAAIGGD from the coding sequence ATGACCAAGGGAGTTCTGGGTGTCATTGCCTGCCCGATGCTCGAGGACGAGCTGCTGTGGGCTCTGAGGAACGATAAGGAAACGAAGACCGTATGCCTCGCCGAGAACGATCACTGCGCATCCGTGCGGGAGAAAATGGATTACTGGCACATCCCGTACACTATGGTGAAGGAAAGCGACGTATGGAACGGGACCTTCCCGAAGGAAGGATACACGGTCGTCATCGTGATGAACGACCTCGCCCTCCATGCCCAGCCCAAGGACCTGCAGGCTAAGACCGAGGACCAGGTCAGGCTCATGAGCGAGCACGTGGATTCGATCGCATGCTATTACGCGCTGTGCGGCAACTACGGCTGGGACATCTCCGAGTTCTCCAGGAAGAACGGCCTGAAGCCGACGGCGGTCTTCCGCGACAGCACCGGGAGGGTGTGCGACGACTGCGTCGGCGTCGCGGTCAACGGAGGCGCCAAGTACCTGGAGCTGGAGAAGACGTACAAGGGCATGTTCTACGTCATACCCGCCATAGCCCACAACTGGAAGGCGTTCATGGGGGCGAGCGACGAGGCGCAGAAGGTGCTGAGCATCGACAAGGAGATCCTGAAGGAGCTGGGGATCACCGATGAGGAAAGCTACATGCGCTGGCTCTTCGAGATCGGGCATTATCAGAACTATCTCATCATGGACACCGGCCTCGAACCCAACGAGGAGCAGTTCCATGCGGACCTCGCCGCCATGGAGAAGTCGATCAGGCTGAAGCCGATCACCATCGCCGACGGGTGGCTCTCCCTGAAGCCGTCCGAGACCATCTACCGCACCGCCAAGGCCGCCATAGGGGGCGACTGA
- a CDS encoding MMPL family transporter, with amino-acid sequence MFSKLADTVMKHSKAIIALWVVVLCCALPFGLKSNDVLVYDMNELPGSSNEASEGQDIINEYFTNTIDLSEILVISYDNAEEAALTSAVYSEFASRMSAELGDKGFTVSDYGSYSKGSSGYPGIELIAIGCTDKDYDVVDETENIRDIVKDSVDAVSGAGALKTYVTGNDALTHDTMTSSTEDVSKIDPMSIVLIFVLLGLFFYAIVTAIIPPAVVGMSYGIVLLLLYVIGNMVGIFYITQILILVVMLGAGCDYAIFIMTRYRDERKIGKDHQTALREAVMWGGESVFTSGVSVVIGFACLAICDYSLVRTMGIILALSIVVALFAALTFIPSLVNLLGEKIFWPNAIKKYQDNEANVKKGKIRGLHAHLSSMSKRYFTWLSRNTHKYAAPIVAVLLVVAVPSVWYFFESEDSADLISVEPDSESMDGLNAIMDVADGGMIMPTYVVLDLNQSAVQSISTSSDDYAYAVLDTAGHLATDAYGNPIRLPYLVWSSAGLTVDSATMSASGTVVDIMTMTNQIQSKYSSIIGSASGLNSWTVLYATAASQIAAAGETPTPALVNATLVGMMPSAVHDPIARLVGAGSSYNTMDSTQTVAVTMSGTTVTGTITVSNIIDYILNYATGILSADGSHVSIMIVTNEKPMSANTMDFVNDLLGDMHSGDSSYDSVYASDWSASYVSGTSASMQFIMDDVEEQFDFIRVVVAVLLICLLFFILGSYLTPIRAILTILLSVIITVVLTRIVFSDILDTPVIWLVPIVLFVVLLGLGMDYEIFMTTKIRENKIRGMSNDAAIDSAIRTTGPVISLCALIMGGTFLTLLIANSSMLREFGFALGFGIIIDGLLMVGYVSPALMHLMGRWSWKGPGFLTRKHGINPDGTNLNPVPSGTVDPQTGDVITSDEDVKNFKEETVRGVAEREQKLDALKAEIKPLRDDARIGRLDEEGQALLSQKEKELSEAKREFKAYWKGRREERYKMLGIQ; translated from the coding sequence ATGTTCTCCAAACTTGCGGACACAGTCATGAAACACTCCAAGGCGATAATCGCGCTTTGGGTCGTGGTTCTCTGCTGTGCCCTGCCCTTCGGGCTCAAGAGCAACGACGTTCTCGTTTACGACATGAACGAGCTGCCGGGCTCAAGCAATGAGGCGTCCGAAGGCCAGGACATTATCAATGAATACTTCACGAACACAATCGATCTCTCAGAGATCCTTGTCATCTCATACGATAACGCCGAGGAGGCAGCGCTTACCAGCGCCGTCTATTCTGAGTTTGCCTCCCGCATGAGCGCCGAGCTCGGGGACAAGGGCTTCACTGTCTCCGATTACGGATCTTATTCCAAAGGCTCGTCCGGATATCCGGGAATCGAGTTGATAGCCATCGGCTGCACCGACAAGGATTATGATGTGGTCGATGAGACAGAAAACATCAGGGACATCGTCAAAGATTCTGTCGATGCTGTTTCGGGAGCCGGCGCTCTCAAGACCTATGTCACCGGGAACGATGCGCTCACTCATGACACCATGACCTCATCCACCGAAGATGTCTCCAAGATCGACCCCATGTCCATCGTGCTCATCTTCGTGCTGCTGGGTCTCTTCTTCTATGCCATCGTCACGGCCATCATCCCGCCGGCGGTCGTCGGTATGTCCTACGGGATCGTCCTGCTCCTCCTGTACGTTATCGGGAACATGGTCGGTATCTTCTACATCACCCAGATCCTCATCCTAGTCGTCATGCTCGGAGCGGGCTGCGACTATGCGATTTTCATCATGACCCGCTACCGCGACGAGAGGAAGATCGGAAAGGACCATCAGACCGCCCTCAGGGAGGCAGTCATGTGGGGCGGGGAGTCCGTCTTCACGTCCGGTGTCTCAGTTGTCATCGGTTTCGCCTGCCTGGCTATCTGCGACTACTCTCTCGTCAGGACCATGGGAATCATACTGGCGCTCTCCATCGTCGTGGCACTGTTCGCCGCTCTGACCTTCATCCCCTCGCTCGTCAACCTGCTCGGGGAGAAGATCTTCTGGCCCAACGCCATCAAGAAGTACCAGGACAACGAGGCCAACGTCAAGAAGGGCAAAATTAGGGGGCTCCACGCCCACCTCTCCTCCATGTCCAAGAGGTACTTCACCTGGCTGTCCAGGAACACCCACAAGTACGCGGCGCCCATCGTCGCCGTGCTCCTCGTCGTCGCCGTTCCCAGTGTCTGGTACTTCTTCGAATCCGAGGACTCAGCCGACCTCATCAGCGTTGAGCCTGACTCTGAATCCATGGACGGACTGAATGCCATCATGGACGTTGCCGACGGCGGCATGATCATGCCTACCTATGTGGTCCTCGATCTCAATCAGAGCGCTGTCCAGAGCATAAGCACGTCCTCGGACGATTATGCGTACGCGGTGCTCGATACAGCCGGACATCTTGCGACAGATGCATATGGAAATCCGATCAGGCTTCCGTATCTGGTCTGGTCCTCCGCCGGGCTCACAGTCGATTCGGCGACCATGTCCGCATCCGGGACCGTCGTTGACATAATGACGATGACCAACCAGATCCAGAGCAAGTACAGCAGCATAATCGGATCCGCGTCCGGGCTCAACTCCTGGACCGTTCTGTATGCGACTGCCGCATCCCAGATCGCGGCTGCAGGCGAGACTCCTACCCCCGCTCTTGTTAATGCCACGCTCGTCGGAATGATGCCGTCCGCAGTTCATGATCCCATTGCCAGATTGGTCGGGGCCGGATCGTCCTACAATACGATGGATTCCACGCAGACTGTCGCGGTCACCATGTCTGGTACGACCGTTACCGGAACGATCACCGTCTCCAATATCATCGACTACATACTGAACTATGCCACCGGCATACTGTCCGCCGACGGGTCGCACGTCAGCATCATGATCGTCACCAACGAGAAGCCCATGTCAGCCAACACCATGGACTTCGTCAACGATCTGCTGGGCGACATGCACAGCGGCGACAGCAGCTACGATTCCGTATACGCCTCCGACTGGAGCGCATCTTATGTATCCGGCACCTCTGCCTCGATGCAGTTCATCATGGATGATGTCGAGGAGCAGTTTGACTTCATCAGGGTCGTCGTCGCGGTCCTGCTGATCTGCCTGCTGTTCTTCATCCTGGGCAGCTACCTGACCCCTATCAGGGCCATACTGACCATCTTGCTGAGCGTCATCATCACCGTCGTCCTGACAAGGATAGTCTTCAGCGACATCCTCGATACGCCGGTCATTTGGTTAGTCCCGATCGTCCTGTTCGTCGTCCTGCTCGGACTCGGCATGGACTATGAGATCTTCATGACCACCAAGATCAGGGAGAACAAGATCCGCGGAATGTCCAACGATGCGGCCATCGACAGTGCAATCAGGACCACCGGGCCCGTCATCAGCCTGTGCGCCCTCATCATGGGAGGCACCTTCCTGACCCTGCTGATCGCCAACTCGTCCATGCTCAGGGAGTTCGGGTTCGCGCTCGGGTTCGGCATCATCATCGACGGCCTGCTCATGGTCGGCTATGTCAGCCCTGCCCTCATGCACCTCATGGGCCGCTGGAGCTGGAAGGGCCCTGGGTTCCTCACCAGGAAGCACGGCATCAACCCTGACGGGACCAACCTCAACCCCGTCCCCTCCGGGACCGTGGACCCCCAGACCGGCGACGTCATCACTTCCGATGAGGATGTGAAGAACTTCAAGGAGGAGACCGTCCGCGGAGTCGCCGAGAGGGAGCAGAAGCTCGATGCGCTCAAGGCCGAGATCAAGCCCCTCAGGGACGATGCTAGGATCGGAAGACTTGACGAAGAGGGACAGGCCCTCCTCTCCCAGAAGGAGAAGGAGCTCAGCGAGGCGAAGAGGGAGTTCAAGGCCTACTGGAAGGGACGCCGCGAAGAGCGTTACAAGATGCTCGGCATCCAGTGA
- a CDS encoding metal-dependent transcriptional regulator, with protein sequence MTTGNREDYLLAILKLTEDGNVAKTTELATFMGVSPASVSEMLKILSKDGLVEYAKYRGVKLTEEGLTQARLTRKRHHVVERFFTDILEMDHQQAHEEASRIEHSISDASAVRMCNMLGNPPDCDCQCCVDPCKGVSAQQVNITSLLSDMHPGDMGTISHLRSNDASVLKKLLSMGLVPGRKLSVESNDGTWVITVGDQTLAIDSDSASSVYIDVCTA encoded by the coding sequence ATGACCACCGGAAACCGCGAGGATTACCTCCTGGCGATCCTCAAACTGACTGAGGATGGAAACGTGGCAAAGACCACGGAGCTCGCTACTTTCATGGGCGTTTCGCCCGCCAGCGTCAGCGAGATGCTGAAGATCCTGTCGAAGGACGGCCTCGTGGAATACGCGAAGTACCGCGGGGTGAAGCTGACCGAGGAGGGACTGACCCAGGCGAGGCTCACCAGGAAGAGGCACCATGTAGTGGAGCGCTTCTTCACCGATATACTCGAGATGGACCACCAGCAGGCCCATGAGGAGGCATCCCGCATCGAGCATTCCATCTCGGACGCGTCCGCCGTCAGGATGTGCAACATGCTCGGCAACCCTCCGGACTGCGACTGCCAGTGCTGCGTGGACCCCTGCAAAGGCGTCTCGGCGCAGCAGGTCAACATCACTTCGCTCCTCTCGGACATGCACCCGGGGGACATGGGGACGATATCGCACCTCAGGTCCAACGACGCGTCCGTGCTCAAGAAGCTCCTCTCCATGGGGCTCGTCCCTGGGAGGAAGCTGTCGGTAGAGTCCAACGACGGGACCTGGGTCATCACCGTCGGGGACCAGACCCTGGCCATCGACAGCGATTCGGCGTCTTCGGTTTACATCGACGTCTGCACGGCCTGA
- a CDS encoding glutamate--tRNA ligase gives MSEPIEDTIRKLALQNAVNFKGKANPKAIAGKILGSHPELRGDVAGLNETIGGIVADVNAMAPEAQRKELEETAPEMLVKEKKVRTYELPDLENAEKGKTVMRIAPGPSGPLHIGHTRVSVLNDEYTKRYGGKLILRFEDTNPEKIDPEAYDTIPEDLDWLGVRIDRSYIQSDRFELYYKVTKQLIEQGHAYVCTCDAEKWRSLKEQKTACPCRDLPVNEQLERYDKLMEGAPGFEDAIAVVKTDIAHPNPAIRDFVALRAVDAPHPRTGDKYRLYPMMNLSVAVDDHEMGMTHVIRGKDHLNNTLRQKYIFDYFGWKQPEYIHYGLVHIPDTVLKTSLIKESIRKGEYTGWDDVRTGTVRALARRGIRPEAIRRYWVESGIKSVDINFSWDGLYSMNRDIIDPISSRYFFVRDPVRYDIEGAQEIKGKAPLLPDDPSKGFREYDLQPPFTVFITEKDSAEFAKDKKIRLKDLCNLDYSTPARFAGNDVSGVRGGKMKAVQWVSRSSVPCEVLMTDGSVAKGLVENALLSEKSDTVQFERFGFVKVEEKSPEKIVCVYTHD, from the coding sequence ATGTCAGAGCCCATAGAGGACACCATCAGGAAGCTCGCGCTGCAGAACGCGGTCAATTTCAAGGGCAAGGCCAACCCCAAGGCCATCGCAGGGAAGATCCTCGGCTCGCACCCCGAGCTGCGCGGGGACGTCGCCGGGCTCAACGAGACCATCGGCGGCATCGTCGCCGATGTCAACGCCATGGCTCCGGAGGCCCAGAGGAAGGAGCTGGAGGAGACCGCTCCCGAGATGCTCGTGAAGGAGAAGAAGGTCAGGACCTACGAGCTTCCCGACCTGGAGAACGCCGAGAAGGGCAAGACGGTCATGAGGATCGCCCCCGGGCCCTCCGGCCCGCTGCACATCGGGCACACTAGGGTCTCCGTCCTCAACGACGAGTACACCAAGAGGTACGGCGGCAAGCTCATCCTCAGGTTCGAGGACACCAACCCCGAGAAGATCGACCCCGAGGCGTACGACACCATCCCGGAGGACCTCGATTGGCTGGGGGTCAGGATAGACCGCAGCTACATCCAGTCCGACAGGTTCGAGCTCTACTACAAGGTCACTAAGCAACTGATCGAGCAGGGCCACGCCTATGTGTGCACCTGCGATGCGGAGAAATGGAGGTCGCTCAAGGAGCAGAAGACGGCCTGCCCCTGCAGGGACCTGCCGGTGAACGAGCAGCTTGAGAGGTACGACAAGCTGATGGAGGGCGCTCCCGGCTTCGAGGATGCCATCGCCGTCGTGAAGACGGACATCGCCCACCCCAACCCTGCCATCAGGGACTTCGTCGCCCTCAGGGCGGTGGACGCTCCCCACCCCAGGACCGGGGACAAGTACCGCCTGTACCCCATGATGAACCTCTCCGTGGCCGTGGACGACCACGAGATGGGCATGACCCATGTGATCAGGGGGAAGGACCACCTCAACAACACCCTGAGGCAGAAGTACATCTTCGATTACTTCGGCTGGAAGCAGCCCGAGTACATCCACTACGGCCTCGTGCACATACCGGACACGGTGCTCAAGACCTCTCTCATCAAGGAGAGCATCAGGAAAGGGGAGTACACCGGCTGGGACGATGTCAGGACCGGCACCGTCCGCGCCCTGGCCCGCAGGGGGATCAGGCCGGAGGCCATCAGGCGCTACTGGGTCGAGAGCGGCATAAAGTCCGTGGACATCAACTTCTCCTGGGACGGCCTGTACAGCATGAACAGGGACATCATCGACCCGATCAGCAGCAGGTACTTCTTCGTCCGCGACCCGGTCCGCTACGACATCGAGGGAGCGCAGGAGATCAAAGGGAAGGCGCCCCTGCTGCCCGACGACCCCTCCAAGGGCTTCCGCGAGTACGACCTCCAGCCGCCGTTCACCGTCTTCATCACCGAGAAGGACTCGGCGGAGTTCGCGAAGGACAAGAAGATCAGGCTGAAGGATCTCTGCAACCTCGATTACTCCACCCCCGCGAGGTTCGCCGGGAACGATGTTTCCGGGGTCCGCGGCGGGAAGATGAAGGCTGTGCAGTGGGTCTCCAGGAGCTCCGTGCCCTGCGAGGTCCTCATGACCGACGGATCCGTCGCCAAGGGGCTGGTCGAGAACGCCCTCCTCTCCGAGAAGTCCGATACCGTCCAGTTCGAGAGGTTCGGCTTCGTCAAGGTGGAGGAGAAGTCCCCCGAGAAGATCGTCTGCGTCTACACCCACGACTGA
- a CDS encoding TetR/AcrR family transcriptional regulator, with amino-acid sequence MGNSDMQETAEGKTAKKSAEEKREEARDKIKMAAVELFYLKGYENTTTRDIVLKTGILNGSLYNRFKSKEDILLSAVTDALHDFLEDSKSVFSRLDDPMSAIILPAAIELYLASSSPRLADIIYNAHRSWAAVCEYVDVYEKWFSDVFKDMMSGTRNPQIFRVRISAIIGAVGNVCAQYAHGYDGEYRDVLNTMVRVASSTVEIPVFNITELVDRIADIVESGDVYLGGRKISEIISGLPKTD; translated from the coding sequence ATGGGGAATTCCGATATGCAGGAGACGGCGGAAGGCAAGACTGCCAAGAAATCCGCAGAAGAAAAACGCGAGGAGGCGCGCGATAAGATCAAGATGGCAGCGGTGGAGCTGTTCTATCTTAAAGGATATGAGAACACCACCACCCGCGACATCGTCCTGAAGACCGGTATACTCAACGGCAGCCTCTACAACCGCTTCAAAAGCAAGGAGGACATATTGCTCAGCGCGGTCACCGACGCCCTCCATGACTTCCTTGAGGACTCGAAGAGCGTCTTCAGCAGGCTTGACGACCCGATGAGCGCCATAATTCTCCCGGCCGCCATAGAACTTTATCTCGCGAGCTCCTCCCCGAGATTGGCCGATATCATCTACAACGCCCACCGCTCCTGGGCGGCCGTATGCGAATACGTCGATGTTTATGAGAAATGGTTCAGCGACGTCTTCAAGGACATGATGAGCGGGACCAGGAACCCGCAGATATTCAGAGTGAGGATATCCGCGATTATAGGCGCCGTCGGGAACGTATGCGCCCAGTACGCGCACGGGTACGACGGGGAGTACCGCGATGTCCTCAACACCATGGTAAGGGTCGCCAGTTCCACCGTGGAGATCCCGGTGTTCAACATCACCGAGCTGGTCGACAGGATCGCGGACATCGTCGAATCCGGGGATGTGTACCTGGGCGGGCGCAAGATCTCCGAGATCATAAGCGGCCTACCGAAAACCGATTAA
- a CDS encoding UbiD family decarboxylase, translating to MTIDLEGAVKVSEKIDPDGYGATRHMQADQSATFLFENLNGGMAAGNVYSTREKIAKAMGIPKDRLVFHIMGAMAKPEATENTDSPAFKYQELPLDLTKLPIVKYFPKDAGRYISAGIVVSQFGGKRNVSYHRMLIRGKDEIGIRLVPRHTFTLYNEAKAAGQDLKISICIGAPAEAMVAAALSVDYGVDELTIASAMHLKGHRTRLRTALCSNGIEVPADCEYVLEGRITSQTAPEGPFVDIAGTYDSVREQPIVKIERIWAKKDPVFQLLLPGGWEHFLLMGVPREPVIFRTVRQAVPRVKNVRLTEGGCCWLDGVVSIAKNKEGDGVNAIMAAFTGHTSMKNVIVVDDDIDIFDDREVEWAVATRMQADKIIKIPGAAGSSLDPSAGKTTWKVGFDATLPMGADRAPFVKATVPEEDGPGAEKASGRSD from the coding sequence ATGACAATCGACCTAGAGGGCGCGGTGAAGGTCTCCGAGAAGATCGACCCGGACGGGTACGGCGCCACGAGGCACATGCAGGCAGACCAGAGCGCCACCTTCCTGTTCGAGAACCTCAACGGGGGAATGGCCGCCGGGAACGTCTACTCCACCAGGGAGAAGATCGCCAAGGCCATGGGGATCCCCAAGGACAGGCTCGTGTTCCATATCATGGGCGCCATGGCCAAGCCCGAGGCGACCGAGAATACCGATTCTCCCGCCTTCAAATACCAAGAGCTTCCGCTGGACCTCACCAAGCTCCCGATCGTGAAATACTTCCCGAAGGACGCCGGCAGGTACATCTCCGCCGGCATCGTCGTATCGCAGTTCGGCGGGAAGAGGAACGTATCCTACCACAGGATGCTCATCCGCGGGAAGGACGAGATCGGGATCAGGCTGGTCCCCAGGCACACCTTCACGCTTTACAATGAGGCCAAGGCCGCAGGGCAGGACCTGAAGATATCCATATGCATCGGGGCGCCCGCCGAGGCGATGGTCGCCGCCGCGCTTTCTGTGGACTACGGAGTCGATGAGCTCACCATCGCCTCCGCCATGCACCTGAAGGGCCACAGAACGAGGCTCAGGACCGCGCTATGCTCCAACGGCATCGAGGTACCGGCCGACTGCGAGTATGTCCTTGAAGGAAGGATCACCTCGCAGACGGCGCCCGAGGGGCCCTTCGTAGACATCGCCGGCACCTACGACTCCGTCAGGGAGCAGCCGATCGTGAAGATCGAGAGGATCTGGGCCAAGAAGGACCCGGTGTTCCAGCTCCTCCTGCCCGGAGGCTGGGAGCACTTCCTGCTCATGGGAGTCCCCAGGGAGCCTGTCATCTTCCGCACCGTCCGCCAGGCGGTGCCGAGGGTGAAGAACGTGAGGCTCACAGAAGGGGGCTGCTGCTGGCTGGACGGCGTGGTCTCCATCGCCAAGAACAAGGAGGGCGACGGGGTCAATGCCATCATGGCCGCCTTCACCGGCCACACTTCGATGAAGAACGTCATCGTTGTCGACGACGACATCGACATCTTCGATGACAGGGAGGTCGAGTGGGCGGTGGCCACCAGGATGCAGGCCGATAAGATCATAAAGATCCCCGGCGCGGCAGGCTCGTCCCTCGACCCCTCGGCCGGGAAGACCACCTGGAAGGTCGGGTTCGACGCGACCCTCCCGATGGGCGCCGACAGGGCCCCGTTCGTGAAGGCAACGGTGCCTGAGGAAGACGGCCCCGGAGCGGAGAAGGCCTCCGGCAGATCCGACTGA